One genomic region from Mytilus trossulus isolate FHL-02 chromosome 9, PNRI_Mtr1.1.1.hap1, whole genome shotgun sequence encodes:
- the LOC134683265 gene encoding uncharacterized protein LOC134683265: protein MDIIPGDENSGEIKINDQMDIYPCDMDSDGHYLEHKFSVVEQNQTRYKGMQSEDMTAKEENDMISEDEASIWISQSDSENYTVSLPSSQISSWSAENDIQRNTLEEINSALNIIGGGKISPITYQIRKDVNELKPRTVRSLKRKASATVHEALDCLAPFQAKKVWQLIDMDMCSTPSPKVDELVVQLFKESTDKCTKKQFLSMISLNYTKQQLRDIFPGISIYEIDQARIHAKTCGKGVPPPIKEKCVRQKMNKDKLDHALDFFLNPSFHQVTSVGTKQMHLRNGEVITIPQVVRTACHSTLVTIYQSFCQETDFSPLSRATLFKILAACPASKRTNLKGLDNVAADGALGFETLLSTLSSIERYVSDNDKLIQVKECRENLLAAKLYLKTDFKAHIKQKDRCADHCISFALSDPMDQKHQQLCSDHIHDTSCDRCDLFTNTVLEVKTQIRNLGDELPPDLLSDIYGDIESACERITDWKRHIVRTINQDKGRSDLLKSLSPEQAVIVMDWAMKFLPMSFREKQSDWFGQKGVNWHVSVCIYKSENEELKHRTFAHCVEATKQDWYTVSALLEHTLQTIKSQLPNIKTVFLRSDNAGCYHCGNLWFSIPFISERTGVYIKRYDFSEAQSGKSYCDAKIAHMRGKIRQCVSNGKNVVCASDMKSAIDDYGGVSGCQAAHVEITNTLDDHRATGLIKGISKISNIEFQENMQITMWKAYGIGQGRNISVQGQMNSQDERSLKVIADFKPPMKVEGSIKQSSAGDGFSCQEGCVQTFTSFMDMHMHCLIGDHNYDLQQMSTYDKIKLRWYDACINLSEILNFNRTDASQPNISQDIAKEQQGWALKKERKHVRFSDKVKLYLKSIFEDGEKSGNKMNAGTVARNMRVALENGTKKFCNSEYLNASQITSYFSRLTAEKKMPSKSSEDIDSAVALIERFEAIEEITALI, encoded by the exons aTGGACATTATTCCTGGTGATGAGAATTCAggagaaataaaaataaatgatcag ATGGACATTTATCCTTGTGATATGGATTCTGATGGTCATTATTTAGAGCATAAG ttttCAGTAGTTGAACAGAACCAGACAAGATATAAGGGCATGCAGTCAGAAGATATGACAGCTAAGGAAGAAAATGACATG ATAAGTGAAGATGAAGCATCTATATGGATTTCACAGTCTGATTCAGAAAATTAtacg gtttcTCTGCCATCATCTCAGATATCATCATGGAGTGCAGAAAATGACATACAAAGAAACACATTAGAGGAAATAAACAGTGCACTGAACATTATTGGTGGGGGAAAAATCAGTCCAATTACATACCAAATAAGGAAGGATGTTAACGAACTCAAACCAAGAACAGTGCGCAGCCTGAAGAGAAAAGCATCTGCTACGGTTCATGAAGCTCTTGACTGTCTTGCACCATTTCAAGCAAAAAAAGTTTGGCAACTCATAGATATGGACATG TGTTCAACACCATCACCTAAAGTAGATGAGCTGGTTGTTCAACTCTTCAAAGAATCAACTGACAAGTGTACCAAAAAGCAGTTTCTGTCAATGATCTCATTAAATTACACAAAGCAGCAGCTGAGAGACATATTTCCTGGCATTAGCATATATGAGATTGACCAAGCCAGAATACATGCAAAGACTTGTGGAAAAG gTGTTCCACCTccaattaaagaaaaatgtgttcgccaaaaaatgaataaagataaGCTTGATCATGCACTAGATTTCTTCCTGAATCCTTCATTTCATCag gtaaCTTCAGTTGGCACTAAGCAGATGCATTTACGAAATGGAGAAGTCATCACCATCCCACAGGTTGTAAGGACAGCATGTCACTCAACACTAGTGACAATTTACCAATCATTCTGCCAAGAAACAGATTTCTCACCTTTGTCCAGAGCCactcttttcaaaattttggctGCATGTCCTGCATCAAAAAGAACTAATCTAAAAGGACTGGATAATGTTGCAGCAGATGGTGCTTTGGGATTTGAGACTCTATTATCAACTCTGTCAAGCATTGAAAGATATGTGTCAGATAATGACAAGCTAATACAAGTTAAGGAATGCAGAGAAAACCTGTTAGCAGCAAAGCTTTACTTGAAAACAGATTTCAAGGCTCACATTAAGCAAAAGGATAGATGTGCTGATCACTGCATTAGTTTTGCCCTTTCTGATCCTATGGATCAGAAACATCAGCAGCTGTGCAGTGATCACATTCATGACACAAGCTGTGACCGGTGTGATTTATTTACCAACACTGTTCTGGAGGTCAAAACCCAGATCCGTAATTTAGGAG ATGAACTTCCACCAGATTTACTATCTGACATATATGGTGACATTGAATCAGCCTGTGAAAGAATAACAGATTGGAAAAGACACATTGTAAGAACCATCAACCAAGACAAAGGCCGCAGTGATCTTTTGAAGAGCCTTTCACCAGAACAAGCAGTCATTGTCATGGACTGGGCCATGAAATTCTTACCCATGTCTTTTAGGGAAAAACAAAGTGACTGGTTTGGACAGAAAGGTGTCAACTGGCATGTCTCTGTTTGTATTTATAAGTCAGAGAATGAAGAGTTGAag CACAGAACTTTTGCACATTGTGTAGAAGCAACCAAACAGGACTGGTATACTGTGTCTGCACTTTTGGAGCATACTTTGCAGACCATCAAGAGCCAGTTGCCAAATATCAAAACTGTCTTCTTACGCAGTGACAATGCTGGCTGTTACCATTGTGGTAACCTTTGGTTCTCCATTCCTTTTATTAGTGAAAGGACAG gagtttatataaaaagatatgaCTTCAGCGAAGCCCAAAGCGGAAAGTCATACTGTGATGCCAAAATTGCTCACATGCGAGGGAAAATCAGACAGTGCgtttcaaatggaaaaaatgtaGTTTGTGCTTCAGATATGAAGTCTGCAATAGATGACTATGGGGGAGTTTCTGGATGCCAAGCAGCTCATGTGGAAATCACAAATACTTTGGATGATCATAGAGCAACTGGTCTGATTAAAGGAATCTCCAAAATATCCAATATAGAGTTTCaggaaaatatgcaaataactaTGTGGAAAGCATATGGTATTGGCCAAGGGAGAAATATATCTGTTCAGGGACAAATGAATAGTCAAGATGAAAG GTCATTGAAAGTGATAGCTGATTTTAAACCTCCAATGAAGGTGGAAGGATCCATAAAGCAGAGTTCTGCAGGTGATGGTTTCAGTTGTCAAGAAGGTTGTGTTCAGACCTTTACCTCATTTATGGATATGCATATGCATTGTCTGATTGGTGATCACAACTATGATCTACAACAAATGTCAACTTATGACAAGATTAAGCTCAGATGGTATGATGCTTGTATAAACTTGTctgaaatattgaattttaatcgAACTGATGCTTCTCAACCAAATATCTCACAAGATATAGCCAAAGAACAACAAGGTTGGGccttaaaaaaagaaaggaagCATGTGAGATTTTCAGACAAAGTTAAATTATATCTAAAGTCAATATTTGAAGATGGTGAAAAGAGTGGGAACAAGATGAATGCTGGCACTGTAGCAAGAAATATGAGAGTTGCACTAGAGAATGGTACCAAAAAGTTTTGCAACAGTGAATACTTAAATGCTAGTCAAATCACATCTTACTTTTCACGGTTAACTGCAGAGAAAAAAATGCCATCAAAGTCTTCAGAGGATATTGACAGTGCGGTAGCTCTTATCGAGAGGTTTGAAGCCATAGAAGAAATAACAGCTTTAAtctaa